One Pseudomonas abieticivorans genomic region harbors:
- the queG gene encoding tRNA epoxyqueuosine(34) reductase QueG produces the protein MSASIVDLPALALSIKEWGRELGFQQVGIAGVELGEHEQHLQRWLAAGYHGEMDYMGAHGSKRSHPEELVPGTLRVVSLRMDYLPGDTEMAQRLAQPEKAYVSRYALGRDYHKLIRKRVQQLAERVQQAIGPFGYRAFVDSAPVLEKAIAEQAGIGWIGKNTLVLNRKAGSYFFLSELFVDLPLPVDPPHATEHCGRCTACMDICPTAAFVGPYVLDARRCISYLTIELKTAIPEDLRPLIGNRVFGCDDCQIVCPWNRFARPSAEADFKPRHNLDNAQLAELFMWDEAHFLSSTEGSPLRRAGYERWLRNLAVGLGNAPSSIPVLEALKARREYPSQLVREHVEWALQQHAQRSSL, from the coding sequence CCCTGGCCCTGTCGATCAAAGAATGGGGGCGCGAATTGGGCTTCCAGCAAGTCGGCATCGCGGGCGTGGAGCTGGGCGAGCATGAACAGCACCTGCAACGCTGGCTTGCGGCCGGCTACCACGGCGAAATGGACTACATGGGCGCCCACGGCAGCAAGCGCTCGCACCCTGAAGAGTTGGTGCCCGGCACCTTGCGCGTAGTGTCGCTGCGCATGGACTATTTACCCGGCGACACGGAAATGGCCCAGCGTTTGGCCCAACCGGAAAAAGCCTACGTATCGCGCTATGCCCTGGGCCGTGACTACCACAAGCTGATCCGCAAACGCGTACAGCAACTGGCCGAGCGAGTGCAGCAAGCCATCGGCCCGTTCGGCTACCGCGCGTTCGTCGACAGCGCCCCGGTACTGGAAAAAGCCATCGCCGAGCAGGCCGGCATCGGCTGGATCGGCAAGAACACCCTGGTGCTGAACCGCAAGGCTGGCAGCTACTTCTTCCTCAGCGAGCTGTTTGTCGACCTGCCGCTGCCCGTGGACCCGCCCCATGCCACCGAGCATTGCGGGCGCTGCACGGCATGCATGGACATCTGCCCAACCGCAGCGTTTGTCGGCCCATACGTACTGGATGCTCGGCGCTGCATCTCGTACCTGACGATCGAGCTTAAGACCGCCATCCCCGAAGACTTGCGGCCGCTAATTGGCAACCGGGTATTCGGCTGCGACGACTGCCAGATTGTCTGCCCCTGGAACCGCTTTGCCCGTCCATCGGCCGAGGCGGACTTCAAGCCCCGGCACAACCTGGACAACGCGCAGCTGGCCGAACTGTTCATGTGGGACGAAGCACACTTTTTGAGCAGTACCGAAGGTTCGCCCTTGCGCCGCGCAGGCTATGAGCGCTGGCTACGCAACCTGGCGGTGGGCCTGGGCAACGCACCGTCGAGCATCCCGGTGCTGGAGGCCCTGAAAGCGCGCCGCGAATACCCCTCGCAACTGGTCCGCGAGCACGTTGAATGGGCCCTGCAGCAACACGCTCAACGGTCGTCGTTGTAG
- a CDS encoding trimeric intracellular cation channel family protein, translating to MLLMLYLVAITAEAMTGALSAGRRGMDWFGVVLIACVTALGGGSVRDVLLGNYPLTWVKHPEYLALTSVAALITIFIAPLMKRLRTLFLVLDAIGLVAFTLIGCMTALELGHDRVVASICGVITGVFGGILRDILCNDIPLVFRRELYAAVSFAAAWCYLLCLYLAVPDEQAILITLFGGFLFRLLAIRFHWEMPKFVYNDDR from the coding sequence ATGCTGTTGATGCTTTACCTCGTCGCTATTACCGCAGAAGCCATGACCGGCGCGCTCTCCGCTGGCCGCCGTGGCATGGATTGGTTTGGCGTGGTGCTGATTGCCTGCGTCACTGCCTTGGGCGGAGGGTCGGTGCGTGATGTACTGCTGGGCAATTATCCGCTGACCTGGGTCAAGCACCCTGAGTACCTCGCGTTGACCAGTGTCGCCGCGTTGATAACCATCTTCATTGCGCCGTTGATGAAGCGCCTGCGTACGCTGTTCCTGGTGCTGGATGCGATCGGCTTGGTGGCTTTTACCTTGATTGGCTGCATGACCGCGCTGGAGCTGGGCCATGATCGGGTGGTTGCGTCGATCTGCGGCGTCATTACCGGCGTATTCGGCGGTATTCTGCGGGATATTCTTTGCAACGACATCCCGTTGGTGTTCCGCCGTGAACTGTATGCTGCGGTGTCTTTCGCGGCAGCCTGGTGCTATTTGCTCTGCCTGTATCTAGCGGTACCGGATGAGCAGGCGATTTTGATCACGTTGTTCGGAGGTTTCCTGTTCCGGTTGTTGGCGATCCGCTTTCACTGGGAGATGCCCAAGTTCGTCTACAACGACGACCGTTGA
- a CDS encoding iron-sulfur cluster-binding domain-containing protein, whose product MFDSLKEGGLVCATGVEGSVTVDHLLVHEDVVMLAGGIGITLPVALIRGLAVRHGQGLQVPRVSLLVCSPTITSIPFVAELLRLDLCSDWFSVRFHITQENIGSQSAQFHSGRPCLQDLTALGVPGAVVVCGGHGFALAQQAAAAKVYGEPVYLVEAFSTAEPVSADQGVPATQAIGRLRIENLGVEFGLRPGRTLLDELEHNGVGIRSQCRVGICGSCRVTIASGSCRRVADFALSPSERNDGIALACCTYPDGGDVVLELH is encoded by the coding sequence TTGTTCGACAGCCTGAAAGAGGGGGGCTTGGTGTGCGCTACGGGTGTCGAGGGTAGCGTCACCGTTGATCACTTGCTCGTTCACGAAGACGTCGTCATGTTGGCGGGTGGCATCGGTATAACCTTGCCGGTGGCCCTGATTCGAGGCTTGGCAGTGAGGCACGGCCAGGGCCTGCAAGTACCCCGTGTATCGCTGCTGGTGTGCAGCCCGACCATCACCTCGATTCCTTTTGTCGCCGAGTTGCTGCGATTGGACCTGTGCAGTGATTGGTTCAGTGTTCGGTTCCACATCACCCAGGAAAACATCGGCAGCCAAAGCGCTCAATTTCATTCTGGCCGGCCGTGTTTGCAAGATTTGACGGCGCTCGGGGTTCCGGGCGCCGTGGTGGTCTGCGGTGGCCATGGCTTTGCCTTGGCGCAGCAAGCGGCCGCCGCCAAGGTATATGGCGAGCCTGTCTACCTGGTCGAGGCGTTCAGTACTGCCGAACCCGTCAGCGCAGATCAAGGCGTGCCAGCAACGCAGGCAATCGGCCGGCTACGGATCGAAAATTTGGGTGTAGAGTTCGGCCTGCGCCCTGGGCGCACGTTACTCGATGAGCTTGAACATAACGGGGTCGGTATTCGAAGTCAGTGTCGCGTGGGCATCTGTGGCAGTTGCCGGGTGACGATTGCTTCCGGATCATGCAGGCGTGTTGCAGACTTCGCGCTCAGCCCCTCCGAGCGCAATGATGGTATAGCGCTTGCCTGTTGTACTTATCCGGACGGTGGGGATGTCGTGCTTGAGTTGCATTGA
- a CDS encoding diiron oxygenase: MDNNNEREQQDAVGEMLQKLSTLWDTRAAVNNPKTPYAELLFDPLKADFSESLLPFRQHEAWLGAAPEVKSNCLSYAWVIYNLKTIYIECDIVTPACEDIIKTPPPGSANREILQAVMAQALLDEALHTKMSISACNYVYRNREMPYLDFSNFNLLSWRDNLLSTCMAEWERRLTRFGIACASETLITDYLKTMAEDTSIQTVCHEVTRTHAMDEWSHSSVFSFVATDIVHQLSRTEKAYLQSVIKKAVSMFANNELGAWKQAFLLAGLDDYQAIIEDCGDLGEINVYTDSVNTLLERIGL, translated from the coding sequence ATGGACAATAATAATGAACGCGAGCAGCAAGATGCCGTAGGTGAAATGCTTCAGAAATTGTCGACGCTTTGGGATACAAGGGCGGCGGTCAATAATCCGAAAACGCCCTATGCAGAGTTGTTATTCGATCCGCTCAAGGCTGACTTCAGTGAGTCACTGCTGCCTTTCCGGCAACATGAGGCCTGGCTCGGGGCGGCCCCTGAAGTCAAGTCAAACTGCCTGTCCTATGCCTGGGTCATTTATAACCTGAAAACCATTTATATCGAGTGCGACATCGTCACGCCCGCCTGCGAGGACATCATCAAAACCCCGCCACCGGGCTCCGCCAACCGTGAGATACTTCAGGCGGTCATGGCGCAAGCCTTGCTAGACGAGGCGCTACATACCAAAATGTCGATTAGCGCCTGCAATTATGTCTACCGTAATCGAGAAATGCCTTACCTGGACTTTTCCAACTTCAACCTCCTCTCGTGGCGTGACAATTTACTGTCTACTTGCATGGCTGAGTGGGAACGACGCCTGACCCGTTTTGGCATTGCCTGTGCCAGTGAAACGTTGATAACTGATTATCTGAAAACCATGGCAGAAGACACTTCGATTCAAACGGTCTGCCATGAGGTCACGCGAACCCACGCCATGGATGAATGGAGTCATTCCAGTGTGTTCAGCTTCGTCGCCACGGACATCGTTCATCAATTGTCCCGCACTGAAAAAGCGTATTTACAGTCTGTCATCAAAAAAGCCGTCAGCATGTTTGCAAATAATGAATTGGGCGCATGGAAGCAGGCATTTTTGTTGGCGGGGCTTGATGACTATCAAGCAATTATCGAAGACTGCGGCGACTTGGGTGAAATCAACGTTTATACGGACTCTGTCAACACCTTGCTGGAGCGTATCGGCCTTTAA
- a CDS encoding glutamine amidotransferase has protein sequence MKSALIIRHLAFENLGTLESVLEHRGYELHTVDATLADLTAIDIVSPDLVVVLGGPIGAFDEQQYPFLMHELALVRKRLDSGRKILGICLGAQLIARVLGSQVGSMGVKEIGFAPVTLTEKGQRSYLAPLAEGWPVLHWHGDQFQIPVGAQRLAGTAICPNQAFSMGSAVLGLQFHLEVDPLCLEPWLVGHAAELGVAGIEPVDLRDQAQALGARLAPIAQGIFCDWLDLA, from the coding sequence ATGAAAAGCGCGTTGATTATCCGTCACTTGGCATTCGAAAACCTTGGGACCCTTGAGTCGGTGCTGGAGCATCGAGGTTATGAACTGCACACCGTTGATGCGACGCTGGCCGACCTGACGGCTATCGATATCGTCAGCCCCGACCTGGTGGTGGTGCTGGGTGGCCCAATCGGTGCTTTCGACGAGCAACAGTACCCCTTCCTGATGCACGAGTTGGCGCTGGTCAGGAAACGGCTGGACAGCGGTCGGAAAATACTCGGTATTTGCCTGGGCGCTCAGTTGATTGCCCGGGTGCTGGGCAGCCAGGTCGGCTCGATGGGGGTGAAGGAAATTGGCTTTGCCCCAGTCACCTTGACCGAGAAGGGGCAGCGTTCATATTTGGCGCCGCTGGCCGAAGGCTGGCCCGTGCTGCACTGGCATGGTGACCAGTTCCAGATTCCGGTGGGGGCCCAACGGCTGGCGGGAACGGCGATTTGTCCGAACCAGGCATTTTCCATGGGCAGTGCCGTACTGGGTCTGCAATTTCACCTGGAGGTCGACCCTCTCTGCCTGGAGCCTTGGCTGGTCGGGCATGCCGCCGAGTTGGGAGTGGCCGGTATCGAGCCTGTGGACTTGCGTGACCAGGCCCAAGCTTTGGGGGCGCGGCTGGCGCCGATCGCCCAAGGCATATTCTGCGACTGGCTGGATTTGGCATAA